A genomic segment from Gemmatimonadota bacterium encodes:
- a CDS encoding DinB family protein, producing the protein MYQSHSARLVSALASATLFAAVAVLPVAGQDVGANASPAMLRSEYLSNMKDVEEKVVGLAEAFPEEKYAWRPAPGVRSVSEVLMHIASEHYVYMPMTVGAAPPADLNMGTGKAALTALEKVTAKAEVIRHLKASFAYQRTVLETADAKIASGKIVSFGQEHSVANLFNEYIADQHEHLGQLIAYARMNGVVPPWSKKSN; encoded by the coding sequence ATGTACCAATCGCACAGCGCCCGCCTCGTCTCCGCTCTGGCCAGCGCGACCTTGTTTGCTGCAGTCGCCGTGCTTCCGGTGGCAGGGCAGGATGTCGGGGCGAATGCATCGCCCGCGATGCTCCGGAGCGAATACCTGAGCAACATGAAGGATGTGGAGGAGAAGGTCGTCGGATTGGCCGAGGCGTTTCCGGAAGAGAAGTACGCGTGGCGGCCGGCGCCCGGAGTGCGCTCTGTCTCCGAGGTCCTGATGCACATTGCCTCGGAGCACTACGTCTACATGCCGATGACGGTGGGGGCGGCGCCACCGGCAGACCTCAATATGGGGACCGGCAAGGCCGCTCTCACTGCGCTCGAGAAAGTCACTGCCAAGGCCGAGGTGATCCGCCACCTGAAGGCGTCTTTCGCGTACCAGCGGACGGTGCTTGAGACGGCGGACGCGAAGATCGCCTCCGGGAAGATTGTCTCGTTTGGTCAGGAGCACAGTGTCGCCAACCTGTTCAACGAATACATCGCCGACCAGCACGAGCATCTGGGCCAGCTGATCGCCTATGCCCGGATGAACGGGGTGGTGCCGCCCTGGTCGAAGAAGTCGAACTAG